From one Nycticebus coucang isolate mNycCou1 chromosome 14, mNycCou1.pri, whole genome shotgun sequence genomic stretch:
- the LOC128564993 gene encoding proline-rich nuclear receptor coactivator 2-like encodes MGGGERYNIPAPPSRNVSKNQQQINRQKTKDQNSQMKIVHKKKERGHGYNSSAAAWQAMQNGGKNKNFPNNQNWNSSLSSPSLLFKSQANQNYAGAKFSEPPSPSVLPKPPSHWVPVSFNPSDKEIMTFQLKTLLKVQV; translated from the coding sequence ATGGGTGGTGGAGAAAGGTATAACATTCCAGCCCCTCCATCTAGAAATGTTAGTAAGAACCAACAACAGATTAATAGACAGAAGACCAAGGATCAGAATTCTCAGATGAAGATTGttcataagaaaaaagaaagaggacatgGTTATAACTCATCAGCAGCTGCATGGCAAGCCATGCAAAATGGGGGGAAgaacaaaaattttccaaataatcaAAATTGGAACTCTAGCTTATCAAGTCCcagcttactttttaaatctCAAGCTAATCAAAACTATGCTGGAGCCAAATTTAGTGAGCCACCATCACCAAGTGTTCTTCCCAAACCTCCAAGCCACTGGGTTCCTGTTTCCTTCAATCCTTCAGATAAGGAAATAATGACATTTCAACTTAAAACCTTACTTAAAGTACAagtataa